From candidate division KSB1 bacterium:
TGCCATCGAGATGGCCCTCTTGGATCTGCTGGGCAAAATCCATGACAAGCCTCTTCACCAACTTTTGGGGATAGACCCTGGAATGCTGCCACCCACCTCCTTTACCTTGGGCATCGCCAGTCCGGAGGAGATACGTCGCAAGGTCCTTGAGGCTGAGCCATATCGAATTCTGAAAATCAAGCTGGGCAGTAGTGACGATTTCGCCACGGTGGAGGCGGTGCGCAGCATGACCGATAAGCCTCTGCGCGTGGACGCCAACGAAGGGTGGACGCCCGAGCAGGCGGTCACAATCATCAACTGGCTGGAGACCAAGGGTGTGGAGCTGGTGGAACAGCCCTTGCCCGCCGGTGACGTGGATGCGATGCGTTGGCTTCGCGCACGGGTGAGGTTGCCCCTGGTGGCCGACGAGAGCTGTCGAAACGCAGAGGATATCCCCGGCCTCGTCGGCGCGTTTGACGGCATCAACATCAAGCTCAGCAAGTGCGGTGGACTGCGCGAGGCACTGCGGATGATTCAGTTAGCTCGCCAGCACGGTCTCAAAGTCATGCTCGGATGCATGATCGAGAGCTCCGTGGGCATCACGGCCGCGGCCCATCTGGCCCCTTTGGTGGATTATGTGGATTTGGACGGGCACCTTCTGGTGGCTGAAGACCCGTACGAAGGCGTCGGACTAGTTGACGGCGCCCTTGTGCTGCCGGACGGACCTGGTATTGGCGTAAAACCGCGCGCCTTGAGCGCCTGATTCTGCTCCTGTGGAGGATCTACATGTCGCAACGTGCTTGGAAACTGCCCCTGCTTTTCCTTCTGGTGGCGATGGGGTGTGCGTCGCCGCTCAAGCGGATGCAACCTCTGACGCCGGTCGACCGGCTGCGCGCAGAGTTGGACTACCTCTTCAACGACCGCGCGTTTGCCAATGCCCACTGGGGCGTTGCCATTCAGTCGCTCCGTAACGGCGAGTTCCTCTACCTGCGCAACGAGGACAAAGAGTTCATGCCCGCCTCGAACATGAAGCTTTTCACCACCGCCGCAGCTTTGGTGAGGCTTTCGCCCGAGTTCCGCTTTCGCACGCGCCTGTTGGCAAGCGGGCCTGTGCGAAACGGCGTATTAGAAGGCTCGCTGATTGTGCGCGGTGCAGGCGACCCCAGCATCACCGGGCGTTACCACGGGGGCAACATGCTGGCAGTCTTTCAGGCATGGGCCGATAGCCTCCGCGTGCGCGGCATCCATACCGTGCGCGGCGATGTGGTGGGCGACGACAACTATTTCGCCGACGAGGTGCTTGGTGTGGGCTGGTCGTGGGATTATCAGTCCGACTATTACGCCGCGCAGATCAGCGCCCTTTCGTTCAATGACAACTGCATGGACATCATCTTTACGCCCGGAGACAGTGTGGGTGCACCAGCACGATTTCGGCTCGAACCGGCTACCGACTACGTGCACGTGGACTGCCTGGTCACCACCGCGGCCAAAGGACGTGCCACGGGGGTGTCGTTCGACCGCGCTCCTGGCACCAACCGGGTAGTCATTCGCGGCAGTATAGAAATTGACGGCGGTGAAAGCAGAGAGTGGTTTTCGGTGGAGAATCCCACTCTCTTTGCGGCCCATGTTTTCAGAGAAACGCTCCTCCGGGCCGGGATTGCCATCGAGGGCAAGGCCGTGGACATTGACTCCATGATTGGATTCTCCTACGAGCCAACCTCCTGCCAAGTTTTGGCAACCTACACCTCGCCACCGCTGAGCGAGCTGGTGACGACCATCAACAAAGTGAGCCAGAATCTCTACGCCGAATTGCTATTGCGTACGCTAGGCGCTGAGTGCAATGGCGTAGGAGACGCCGCCCACGGTGCTGATGTGGTGAAGGAGGTTGTGGTAGGCTTCGGTGCCGATCCAGAGGTGATTAACATGGTGGATGGCTCTGGCCTGTCGCGTCTGGACATGGTAACGCCCAAGGCGGTGGTCGCTCTGCTGCGGGGGATGCGCAGGCACCAATGGGGAGAAGTCTTTTGCAGTTCTCTCCCCACCGCGGGTGTGGATGGCACTCTTCGCGGCCGCATGCGCGGCACCGCGGCCGAGAACAACGTTCGGGCAAAGACCGGCTACATCGGCCACGTACGCAGCTTGTCCGGTTACGTGCGCACTGCCGATCAGGAAGAACTGGCCTTTTGCATGATTGCCAACAACTACACCGCGCCGACTGCTCTGGCGAACAGCCTGCAGGACCTTGTGTGCGAACGTCTCGCCACGTTCAGCCGCCGAAATCCCTGAGGGCCGTTTTGCGCGAGCCGGCGTCGAAATGAGGTGGTGCTGATGCTTTTTGGAACACGTCCACGGATAAGACGCTTCTCCTATCAGCCTTTCTTCTATGAGCCCAAAGAAGAGGCAGAGGAAAGCGAAGGGCGCCGGATTCGTTTTCGCAGGCCCACGGTGTTACAGACGCCGGTCAGACGACGTTCCATACTCCTGATGCTCATCGCCGTAGCCATTCTGGTTTACCTCATCCACTACTTGGGCCGGGTGGTGGAGGCGGACCGTTCCGCCCATTTCGATCATTTTCAAGTCGAGGAAATCATCGTGCGCTGAGCGCGCCTGGTAACCCCCGTGCAACGCAGAAGACTACATCGCGAGACCGAAAGACCGCCGAGCAACGCAGCGCCGAGTGCGGCAAGAGGGAGTTACTCAAAGAGACCGGGGTGGCGCATCGCCCTACTGGAGCGCCTGGAATCCATGGTGGCCTGGTTTGCCACCATGCCCATTAGGCTCAAGAT
This genomic window contains:
- a CDS encoding dipeptide epimerase, encoding AIEMALLDLLGKIHDKPLHQLLGIDPGMLPPTSFTLGIASPEEIRRKVLEAEPYRILKIKLGSSDDFATVEAVRSMTDKPLRVDANEGWTPEQAVTIINWLETKGVELVEQPLPAGDVDAMRWLRARVRLPLVADESCRNAEDIPGLVGAFDGINIKLSKCGGLREALRMIQLARQHGLKVMLGCMIESSVGITAAAHLAPLVDYVDLDGHLLVAEDPYEGVGLVDGALVLPDGPGIGVKPRALSA
- the dacB gene encoding D-alanyl-D-alanine carboxypeptidase/D-alanyl-D-alanine-endopeptidase, which produces MSQRAWKLPLLFLLVAMGCASPLKRMQPLTPVDRLRAELDYLFNDRAFANAHWGVAIQSLRNGEFLYLRNEDKEFMPASNMKLFTTAAALVRLSPEFRFRTRLLASGPVRNGVLEGSLIVRGAGDPSITGRYHGGNMLAVFQAWADSLRVRGIHTVRGDVVGDDNYFADEVLGVGWSWDYQSDYYAAQISALSFNDNCMDIIFTPGDSVGAPARFRLEPATDYVHVDCLVTTAAKGRATGVSFDRAPGTNRVVIRGSIEIDGGESREWFSVENPTLFAAHVFRETLLRAGIAIEGKAVDIDSMIGFSYEPTSCQVLATYTSPPLSELVTTINKVSQNLYAELLLRTLGAECNGVGDAAHGADVVKEVVVGFGADPEVINMVDGSGLSRLDMVTPKAVVALLRGMRRHQWGEVFCSSLPTAGVDGTLRGRMRGTAAENNVRAKTGYIGHVRSLSGYVRTADQEELAFCMIANNYTAPTALANSLQDLVCERLATFSRRNP